The proteins below are encoded in one region of Clostridium estertheticum:
- a CDS encoding pyridoxal phosphate-dependent aminotransferase — translation MVLSKKAGKISTSLTLDITAKAKKMKADGIDVIGFGAGEPDFNTPKNIREAAIKAINEGMTKYTAASGIIELKQAIIKKLKKDNNLNYITDQIIVSTGAKQCLANVLQAILNPGDEVIIGAPYWVSYPELVKLADGVPVFVETEESNKFKLTITNLNRAITSKSKAIILNSPNNPTGTVYSREELMDIAEFAKTNNLIIISDEIYEKLLYAANDHISIASLSEDAYLRTIVINGLSKAYAMTGWRIGYAAGSKEIVALMSNIQSHTTSNPNSIAQYASVEALSGEQEDVHSMIKQFKLRRNYMVERINSINNLSCIEPEGAFYVMVNISNILNKLIDGKVIKDSISFSKLLLEKEKVAVIPGIAFGAENFIRLSYATSMENIKQGLNRIESFVSNI, via the coding sequence ATGGTATTATCTAAAAAAGCTGGTAAAATATCAACATCTTTAACATTAGATATAACTGCGAAAGCAAAAAAAATGAAGGCTGATGGTATTGATGTAATAGGGTTTGGTGCCGGTGAACCTGATTTTAATACACCAAAGAATATTAGGGAAGCAGCTATAAAAGCAATAAACGAAGGAATGACAAAGTATACGGCGGCGTCTGGTATTATTGAACTAAAACAGGCAATAATTAAAAAACTTAAAAAAGATAATAATTTAAATTACATAACAGATCAAATTATAGTTTCAACTGGAGCAAAACAATGCTTAGCTAATGTTTTGCAAGCTATATTAAACCCAGGAGACGAAGTTATAATTGGAGCTCCATATTGGGTTAGTTATCCAGAATTAGTTAAACTCGCGGATGGGGTACCTGTTTTTGTTGAAACAGAGGAAAGTAATAAATTTAAGTTAACAATTACAAACCTTAATAGAGCGATAACTTCTAAATCTAAAGCAATAATATTAAATAGCCCAAATAATCCTACAGGAACAGTGTATTCAAGAGAAGAACTTATGGATATTGCTGAGTTTGCAAAAACAAATAATTTAATAATAATATCAGATGAAATCTATGAGAAACTATTATACGCAGCTAATGATCATATTAGTATAGCAAGCCTTTCCGAAGATGCTTATTTAAGAACTATAGTAATTAATGGTCTTTCTAAAGCTTATGCTATGACAGGATGGAGAATAGGGTATGCCGCTGGTAGCAAAGAAATCGTAGCATTAATGTCAAACATACAAAGTCATACCACGTCTAACCCAAATTCAATTGCTCAATATGCATCAGTTGAAGCTTTAAGCGGGGAACAGGAAGATGTGCATAGTATGATAAAACAATTTAAATTAAGAAGAAATTATATGGTAGAAAGAATAAATAGTATTAATAATTTATCTTGCATAGAACCTGAAGGTGCTTTTTATGTTATGGTGAATATAAGTAATATATTAAATAAATTAATCGATGGAAAAGTGATAAAGGATTCGATTTCTTTTTCAAAGCTTCTACTTGAAAAGGAAAAGGTTGCAGTTATACCGGGCATAGCATTCGGAGCAGAGAATTTTATTAGACTATCATATGCGACTTCCATGGAAAATATAAAGCAAGGACTTAATAGGATAGAAAGTTTTGTTAGTAATATTTAA
- a CDS encoding tyrosine-type recombinase/integrase translates to MQNEIIGFNYNSDLMLDNENFIRYFLEIKSRKSIYTSKSYERDIKDFFCVSSISDISIDDIKKVTILHTQNFIMKLMDKNMSSATINRKVSSLSALYKWLLKYQDNSTGIHIIKYNPFGNLKEEKPVINNKETEFLTKEECKILLKSIDTTTILGHRNKTILVLALTTALRKSEIINIKIKHVTTYTGYNVVKVRRKGGKEDIVKLQQNVLTMINEYIKLTNRNKVTNGEEYLFIGHSSNGKNNEKLNASTLNYMIKKVCKNAGIDKDLRVHSTRHTAITLAILAGATVEKVRDFASHKNLATTNRYIHSVEKLKNNAGDLIDIF, encoded by the coding sequence ATGCAAAATGAAATTATTGGATTTAATTACAATTCAGATCTAATGTTAGACAATGAAAATTTTATAAGATATTTTCTTGAGATTAAATCTAGAAAAAGTATTTATACATCTAAGAGTTATGAAAGGGATATAAAAGATTTTTTCTGTGTGAGTTCTATTTCGGATATTAGTATAGATGATATTAAAAAAGTTACTATATTACATACACAAAATTTTATTATGAAATTAATGGATAAAAATATGTCATCTGCAACTATAAATCGGAAAGTATCATCATTAAGCGCTCTCTATAAGTGGTTATTAAAATATCAAGATAATTCTACAGGTATTCATATAATTAAGTATAATCCATTTGGAAATCTAAAAGAAGAAAAACCAGTGATAAATAATAAAGAAACTGAGTTTTTAACAAAAGAAGAGTGTAAAATTTTATTAAAAAGTATAGATACAACTACTATATTGGGACATAGGAATAAAACAATATTAGTTCTTGCGTTAACTACTGCATTAAGAAAATCTGAAATTATAAATATTAAAATTAAACATGTTACTACATACACTGGGTATAATGTAGTAAAGGTAAGAAGAAAAGGCGGTAAAGAAGATATAGTAAAACTACAACAAAATGTTCTTACTATGATTAATGAATATATTAAGTTGACAAATAGAAATAAGGTAACAAATGGTGAGGAATATTTATTTATTGGTCATTCGAGCAATGGGAAAAATAATGAAAAGTTAAATGCAAGCACTTTAAATTATATGATAAAAAAAGTGTGTAAAAATGCAGGTATAGATAAAGATTTACGGGTTCATTCTACTAGACATACAGCAATAACACTCGCAATACTTGCAGGGGCTACGGTAGAAAAAGTTAGAGATTTTGCGTCACACAAAAATTTGGCAACTACTAATAGGTATATTCATTCAGTAGAAAAATTGAAAAATAATGCTGGAGATTTAATAGATATATTTTAA
- the rny gene encoding ribonuclease Y, translating into MNTKGLPIFIAVCAILIVASLVVFVVIYTRKNKSQANISEAEKEAKKILDDSSKEAETRKKEAILEAKEEVHRLRTDLEKESRERRNEVQRLERRNIQREESLDKKGDVLERKEENLNKKQQEIETVETSVQDLYTKQRGELERLSGLTSDEAKQVLLEEIKKEIKHDAAIMIKEIETKAKEEADKKAREIITYAIQRCAADHVAETTVHVVSLPNDEMKGRIIGREGRNIRTLETLTGVDLIIDDTPEAVILSAFDPIRREVARIALEKLIVDGRIHPARIEEMVEKAKKEVDSDIREEGEQATFETGVHGLHSEIIRLLGRLKYRTSYGQNVLKHSIEVSYLAGLMASELGIDPTLAKRCGLLHDIGKAVDHEVEGPHALIGSEIAKKHHESPIVVNAIAAHHGDVELQSLEAILVQAADAISAARPGARRETLEAYIKRLEKLEEIANSYEGVEKSYAIQAGREVRIMIKPDVIDDAGAVEMARNLVKRIENELEYPGQIKVNVIRETRAIDYAK; encoded by the coding sequence ATGAATACTAAAGGTTTACCAATTTTCATAGCAGTTTGTGCTATTTTGATTGTTGCTTCGTTAGTTGTTTTTGTTGTAATTTATACTAGAAAAAATAAATCTCAAGCAAATATTTCTGAGGCTGAAAAAGAAGCTAAAAAAATTCTTGATGATAGCTCGAAAGAAGCTGAGACAAGAAAGAAAGAAGCTATTTTAGAGGCGAAGGAAGAAGTTCACAGACTTAGAACTGATTTAGAAAAAGAATCAAGAGAAAGACGAAATGAAGTTCAAAGGTTAGAAAGAAGAAATATCCAAAGAGAAGAATCTTTAGATAAAAAAGGTGATGTGCTAGAGAGAAAAGAAGAAAATCTTAATAAAAAGCAACAAGAGATTGAGACTGTAGAAACAAGTGTACAAGATTTATACACAAAACAAAGGGGAGAATTAGAAAGACTATCAGGATTAACATCGGATGAAGCAAAACAAGTATTGTTAGAAGAAATAAAGAAAGAAATTAAACACGATGCTGCAATTATGATAAAAGAAATTGAAACTAAAGCTAAAGAAGAAGCAGATAAAAAGGCAAGAGAAATTATTACTTATGCTATTCAAAGATGTGCGGCTGATCATGTTGCAGAAACGACAGTTCATGTGGTTTCTCTTCCAAATGATGAGATGAAAGGAAGAATAATAGGCAGAGAGGGTAGAAATATTCGAACGCTAGAAACACTTACGGGCGTAGATTTAATAATAGATGATACTCCTGAAGCAGTAATTCTTTCCGCATTTGATCCTATAAGACGAGAAGTTGCAAGAATTGCACTTGAGAAGCTAATAGTGGATGGAAGAATTCATCCTGCAAGAATTGAAGAAATGGTAGAAAAAGCTAAAAAAGAAGTTGATAGCGATATAAGAGAAGAGGGAGAACAAGCAACTTTCGAAACGGGAGTTCATGGGCTTCATTCTGAGATTATTAGGCTACTTGGAAGACTAAAATACAGAACTAGTTATGGTCAGAATGTATTAAAGCATTCAATAGAAGTTTCATACTTAGCGGGACTTATGGCTTCGGAACTTGGAATTGACCCAACACTTGCTAAAAGATGTGGGTTACTTCATGATATAGGTAAGGCTGTGGATCATGAAGTTGAAGGACCACATGCACTTATAGGTTCAGAAATCGCTAAAAAACATCATGAGTCGCCTATTGTAGTAAACGCTATTGCAGCGCATCATGGTGATGTTGAGTTACAATCTCTCGAGGCGATACTAGTTCAAGCGGCAGATGCTATATCAGCTGCAAGACCGGGTGCAAGAAGAGAAACTTTAGAAGCATACATTAAAAGATTAGAGAAACTAGAAGAAATTGCAAATTCTTATGAAGGCGTGGAGAAGTCATATGCTATCCAAGCTGGAAGAGAAGTCAGAATTATGATTAAACCAGATGTAATTGATGATGCTGGTGCTGTCGAAATGGCAAGAAATCTAGTTAAGAGAATTGAAAATGAACTTGAATATCCAGGGCAAATTAAGGTGAATGTTATTCGTGAAACACGAGCTATTGATTATGCTAAATAA
- the pgsA gene encoding CDP-diacylglycerol--glycerol-3-phosphate 3-phosphatidyltransferase: MNLANKLTMIRIFLVPIFLLFIAAKGIPYGRELATIIFIVASLTDKLDGYIARSRNQITNFGKFMDPLADKLLVTAALVSLVELHIVYGWVAMIIIAREFAVSGLRTIAASEGKVIAASKWGKLKTVIQIVAIITALINLSYVNNTLNIFTDVFMGAAVIITIISGVDYFVKNKGTIRVDK, from the coding sequence ATGAATCTTGCGAATAAACTTACAATGATACGAATTTTTTTAGTGCCTATATTTCTACTTTTTATAGCAGCTAAAGGTATACCTTATGGAAGAGAACTTGCTACAATTATTTTTATTGTAGCTTCTCTTACTGATAAATTGGATGGGTATATAGCAAGGAGTAGAAATCAAATAACTAATTTTGGAAAGTTTATGGACCCACTAGCCGATAAGTTATTAGTAACTGCGGCGCTTGTATCATTAGTAGAACTTCATATAGTGTATGGGTGGGTAGCTATGATTATAATTGCTAGAGAATTTGCGGTTTCAGGTCTTAGAACAATAGCTGCGTCAGAAGGAAAAGTGATTGCGGCTAGTAAGTGGGGAAAACTAAAAACCGTTATTCAAATAGTAGCTATAATAACAGCTCTTATAAATTTATCTTATGTGAATAATACATTAAATATATTCACTGATGTTTTCATGGGTGCGGCAGTAATTATTACAATAATATCAGGTGTTGATTATTTTGTAAAAAATAAAGGTACAATTAGAGTTGATAAGTGA
- the recA gene encoding recombinase RecA, giving the protein MNNEKLKALEIAMGQIEKQFGKGSVMKLGANSKLNVEAISTGCLGLDIGLGIGGVPRGRMIEVFGPESSGKTTVALHIVAEAQKNGGTAAFIDAENALDPEYAKALGIDIENLIVSQPDTGEQALEITEALVRSGAIDVIVVDSVAALVPKAEIEGEMGDSHIGLQARLMSQALRKLAGSINKSQCVLVFINQLREKVGVMFGSPEVTPGGRALKFYASVRIDIRKIDTIKQGDEFMGNRTRIKIVKNKVAPPFKKVEFDIMYGHGISREGDVLDIGVTEEIVQKSGAWFSYGDIRLGQGRENSKQYFAENPLVMLEIENKIRAKHNLPLYNNPEINKKEVTKKEASKKEE; this is encoded by the coding sequence ATGAATAATGAAAAATTAAAAGCATTAGAAATTGCTATGGGTCAAATAGAAAAACAATTTGGAAAAGGTTCTGTAATGAAACTCGGAGCAAATAGTAAGTTAAATGTAGAGGCCATTTCTACTGGCTGTTTAGGACTTGATATAGGACTTGGTATAGGTGGAGTACCTAGAGGAAGAATGATTGAAGTTTTTGGACCAGAATCTTCAGGTAAAACTACAGTTGCACTCCATATAGTTGCAGAAGCTCAAAAAAATGGTGGAACAGCTGCATTTATAGATGCAGAGAATGCATTAGATCCCGAATATGCTAAGGCATTAGGAATAGATATAGAAAATTTAATAGTCTCACAACCAGATACTGGTGAACAGGCTTTGGAGATTACAGAGGCGCTAGTGCGTTCTGGAGCTATTGATGTAATTGTTGTGGATTCAGTAGCAGCATTAGTACCTAAAGCTGAAATTGAAGGCGAGATGGGAGACTCTCATATAGGACTGCAAGCAAGACTTATGTCTCAAGCTTTAAGAAAACTTGCAGGTTCAATAAATAAGTCTCAATGTGTTCTTGTATTTATAAATCAATTAAGAGAAAAAGTTGGAGTAATGTTTGGTAGCCCAGAAGTAACTCCTGGTGGTCGAGCACTTAAGTTTTATGCATCTGTTAGAATAGATATTAGAAAAATAGATACAATTAAACAAGGTGACGAATTTATGGGTAATAGAACAAGAATAAAAATTGTTAAGAACAAAGTAGCTCCTCCATTTAAGAAAGTTGAATTCGATATTATGTATGGTCACGGTATATCTCGTGAGGGTGATGTCCTAGATATAGGTGTTACGGAAGAAATTGTACAAAAAAGTGGGGCATGGTTTTCCTATGGAGATATACGTCTTGGACAAGGAAGAGAAAATTCAAAACAATATTTCGCAGAGAATCCCCTTGTTATGCTAGAAATAGAAAACAAAATAAGAGCAAAACACAATTTGCCATTATACAATAATCCAGAAATTAATAAAAAAGAAGTAACTAAAAAGGAAGCTAGTAAGAAGGAAGAATAA
- the uvsE gene encoding UV DNA damage repair endonuclease UvsE, whose protein sequence is MKIGYACIPLTINERTSRGLTLKKFSKDIFLDVVKQNIIGLKKILENNEKLNIKLFRISSDIVPLGSHSINEIEWYNYFKNELNELGEFVKKCGMRVSMHPGQYTVLNALKNDIVENAIKDLEYHSKFLDSLGLNSSNKIILHIGGGYGDKDAAINRFIENFKRLSSSVKNRLVIENDGKIFDIEDVLYVSRKIGIPVIFDNLHHECNHQKDESIKEIMKEVIKTWKEKDGNVKVHYSQQNLQKQVGAHSNTIMVKAFLEYYDEVKEFNPDIMLEVKDKDISAIKCNIVINNINNANKKNNSTIMEKQWAKYKYVLMERNYKYYKECSKMVNEKCSLKEFYEYMDEVISIDVEDGGFINTAEHVWGYVKDDVTDKEKVHFAKLLLDMQHKEKAKLYLRKLCDRYNAEYILNSYYFHY, encoded by the coding sequence ATGAAAATAGGATACGCATGTATACCCTTAACAATAAATGAAAGAACATCACGAGGACTTACACTAAAAAAATTTTCAAAAGACATTTTTTTAGATGTGGTAAAACAAAATATAATAGGGTTAAAAAAAATTTTAGAAAACAATGAGAAACTTAATATAAAACTATTTAGAATAAGCTCAGATATAGTTCCGCTTGGAAGTCATAGTATTAATGAAATTGAATGGTACAATTATTTCAAAAATGAATTAAATGAATTAGGCGAATTTGTAAAGAAGTGTGGTATGAGAGTTTCAATGCATCCAGGTCAATATACAGTGCTCAACGCTTTGAAAAATGATATTGTAGAAAATGCAATTAAAGATTTGGAATATCATAGTAAATTTTTAGATTCATTAGGTCTGAATTCAAGTAATAAAATAATACTTCATATAGGTGGAGGGTATGGCGATAAAGATGCAGCTATAAACAGATTTATTGAGAATTTTAAAAGATTATCATCTTCTGTTAAAAATAGACTTGTAATTGAAAATGATGGAAAAATATTCGATATTGAAGATGTTCTTTATGTGAGCAGGAAAATCGGTATACCAGTTATATTCGATAACCTTCATCATGAGTGTAACCATCAAAAAGATGAGTCTATAAAAGAAATAATGAAAGAAGTAATAAAAACATGGAAAGAGAAAGATGGTAATGTAAAAGTTCATTATAGTCAGCAAAATTTACAAAAACAGGTAGGAGCACATTCAAATACTATAATGGTGAAAGCATTTTTAGAATATTATGACGAAGTAAAAGAATTTAATCCTGATATTATGCTAGAGGTGAAAGATAAAGATATTTCGGCTATAAAATGTAATATTGTAATTAACAACATAAATAATGCAAATAAGAAAAATAATTCTACAATTATGGAAAAACAATGGGCAAAATATAAATATGTTTTGATGGAAAGAAATTATAAGTATTATAAAGAATGTAGCAAAATGGTAAATGAAAAATGTAGTCTTAAGGAATTCTACGAGTATATGGATGAAGTAATAAGCATTGATGTAGAAGATGGAGGCTTTATAAATACTGCAGAGCATGTTTGGGGGTATGTTAAAGACGATGTTACTGACAAAGAAAAAGTGCATTTTGCAAAACTACTTTTGGATATGCAACATAAAGAGAAGGCGAAGCTTTATTTAAGAAAACTATGTGATAGATATAATGCTGAATATATTCTTAATTCCTATTATTTTCATTACTAA
- a CDS encoding iron-containing alcohol dehydrogenase family protein, giving the protein MNFINYYMPTKIILDKEVILKNSNLFSSYGKKALIVTGKTSSIKNGSLKDVTNALEKEGIVYEIFNDVEENPSLETVEKIVKLGRTQNSNFIIGVGGGSPIDSAKAAGVLINNANATIHNLFDNPNLKSIPVIAVPTTAGTGTETTPYAILTDNKLKTKHGICQKVFPDYAMLDVKYLMSLPENITVNTSIDALSHLIEGYLSSKSNTMSDALAEKGLKLFGECLNMIKEKDFTYAVREKLMLASTIAGMVIAQSGTSLPHGMGYALTYFHNIPHGKANGVLLKSYLQFSENKHRVRKILYLLTIENLDELGDFLNDMLGSIDNVSYKDICSYAENMALNKDKLKNHPTPVGKEDILKMYKDSLNL; this is encoded by the coding sequence ATGAATTTTATTAATTACTACATGCCAACAAAAATAATATTAGATAAAGAAGTAATATTAAAAAACAGTAATCTATTTTCTTCTTATGGAAAAAAGGCTTTGATTGTAACCGGCAAGACCTCATCAATCAAAAACGGTTCATTAAAAGATGTTACTAATGCATTAGAAAAAGAAGGCATTGTCTACGAGATTTTTAATGATGTAGAAGAAAATCCCTCTTTAGAAACTGTAGAGAAGATTGTAAAACTTGGAAGAACACAAAATTCCAATTTTATTATAGGCGTTGGAGGAGGATCTCCCATTGATTCTGCAAAAGCAGCTGGGGTGTTAATAAATAACGCAAATGCTACAATCCATAATTTATTTGATAATCCAAACCTTAAATCTATACCTGTGATTGCAGTACCTACAACAGCTGGAACAGGAACTGAAACAACACCATATGCTATTCTTACAGATAATAAACTAAAAACAAAACATGGCATATGTCAAAAGGTATTTCCTGATTACGCCATGTTAGACGTAAAATATCTAATGTCCTTACCAGAAAATATAACTGTTAATACTTCTATAGACGCATTATCGCACTTAATAGAAGGTTATTTATCTTCGAAATCAAATACAATGAGTGATGCACTAGCTGAAAAAGGTTTGAAATTATTTGGTGAATGTTTAAATATGATAAAAGAAAAAGATTTTACTTATGCTGTTCGAGAAAAATTAATGTTGGCCTCTACAATAGCTGGCATGGTAATTGCACAATCAGGCACATCTCTTCCACATGGAATGGGTTATGCTCTTACATATTTTCATAATATACCGCATGGAAAGGCAAATGGAGTTCTTTTAAAATCCTATTTGCAATTTTCTGAAAATAAACACAGAGTCAGAAAAATTTTATACTTATTAACTATAGAAAATTTAGATGAACTCGGTGATTTTTTAAATGATATGCTTGGAAGCATAGATAATGTAAGTTATAAAGATATATGTTCCTATGCAGAAAACATGGCATTAAACAAAGATAAATTAAAAAATCATCCCACCCCTGTAGGAAAAGAAGATATACTGAAAATGTACAAGGACTCTTTAAATTTATAG
- a CDS encoding HPr family phosphocarrier protein — protein MITKEVIVNNPKGLHARPATLLVRKAASFKSDIGIEFMGKKANIKSLIGILSLGVGSNVAVNVIANGVDEKLALEEIVKLINSLEE, from the coding sequence TTGATAACAAAGGAAGTTATAGTTAATAATCCTAAAGGATTGCATGCTAGGCCAGCTACATTGTTAGTAAGAAAAGCAGCTTCTTTCAAGTCAGATATAGGTATAGAATTTATGGGTAAAAAAGCCAATATTAAAAGTTTGATAGGTATTTTATCATTAGGTGTTGGATCTAATGTGGCTGTAAACGTTATTGCAAATGGTGTTGATGAAAAATTAGCTTTAGAAGAAATAGTGAAATTAATCAACTCTTTAGAGGAATAA
- a CDS encoding single-stranded DNA-binding protein, which translates to MNNVSIIGRLTRDLELKSFNEGKGFYTRFTLAINRVQHKDMQAEADFINIVAWSGLAETLCKYLKKGSQIAITGRLSSSSYVDKDGNKRYSTEVVAEDFKFLDNKQQIV; encoded by the coding sequence ATGAATAATGTATCAATAATTGGCAGATTAACAAGAGATTTGGAACTTAAAAGTTTTAATGAAGGAAAAGGATTTTACACTAGATTTACATTGGCAATTAATAGGGTACAACATAAAGATATGCAAGCAGAAGCTGATTTTATTAATATCGTCGCATGGAGTGGTTTGGCAGAAACTTTATGTAAATATTTAAAAAAAGGGAGTCAAATTGCTATAACAGGGAGACTTTCAAGTAGTAGTTATGTAGATAAAGATGGAAATAAACGATATAGTACAGAAGTTGTAGCTGAGGATTTTAAATTTTTAGATAATAAGCAGCAAATTGTATAA
- the msrA gene encoding peptide-methionine (S)-S-oxide reductase MsrA, producing MKTIVVAGGCFWGVDAYMSKIDGIVETKVGYANGTKKDPTYDQVCMGNTGHAEACLISYDEKLVSLEKILNKFWGIIDPTAINRQGADVGSQYRSGIYYSDKSDLDIILSTKDIVQSKYEKVIVTQIQPLSCFYDAEDYHQKYLQKNPGGYCHIDLNAN from the coding sequence ATGAAAACTATAGTTGTAGCTGGAGGATGTTTTTGGGGTGTAGATGCTTATATGTCAAAAATAGACGGTATTGTTGAAACTAAGGTGGGGTATGCCAATGGCACAAAGAAGGACCCTACATATGATCAAGTTTGTATGGGAAACACTGGCCATGCAGAAGCTTGCTTAATAAGTTATGATGAAAAGTTGGTATCACTAGAAAAAATATTAAATAAGTTTTGGGGGATAATAGATCCTACTGCTATTAACAGGCAAGGAGCTGATGTAGGTAGTCAGTACAGAAGTGGTATTTATTACTCTGATAAAAGTGATTTAGATATTATATTAAGCACAAAAGATATAGTTCAAAGTAAATACGAAAAGGTTATAGTTACTCAGATACAACCTCTTTCTTGTTTTTATGATGCTGAAGATTATCACCAAAAATATCTACAGAAAAATCCGGGAGGATATTGTCATATTGATTTAAACGCCAATTAG
- the rimO gene encoding 30S ribosomal protein S12 methylthiotransferase RimO, protein MEKLKVGVINLGCDKNRIDSEIIIGSLSERYNMTNDPKLADIILVNTCGFIESSKQESIDTILEMSEYKEKYKCTVLIATGCLTQRYGSELLELMPELDIMLGVNDYNKLLSSIEEVLLKKIKVQYCSYSDENINEGQRVLTTETYSAYVRISEGCDNACTYCAIPNIRGKYRSRKMENILQEVKELSEHGCKEIILVAQDTTRYGIDLYGKKNLHKLISKISEISTIEWIRVLYCYAEEITDEIINEIASNDKVCKYVDIPIQHISDDILKLMKRKGRKSIITENINKMRKNIKGLVLRTTLIVGFPGETQENFDELKQFIKETKFDKLGVFQYSKEEGTEACEMENQISEEIKVKREEELMIMQQSISKEINNKKIGKIYKVLVEGFNGETYYGRNYEMAPEVDGNIFFESDKVYDKGEFVKVKVTKALEYDLIGVVCYESCE, encoded by the coding sequence ATGGAAAAATTGAAAGTTGGAGTTATAAATCTAGGTTGTGATAAAAATAGAATTGATAGTGAGATTATAATAGGTAGTTTAAGTGAAAGATATAATATGACAAATGATCCTAAACTAGCAGATATAATTTTAGTAAATACATGTGGATTCATAGAATCTTCAAAACAAGAGTCAATAGACACTATTCTAGAAATGTCTGAATATAAGGAAAAGTATAAGTGTACAGTATTAATTGCAACGGGGTGCTTAACTCAACGTTATGGCTCAGAACTGCTTGAACTTATGCCGGAACTTGATATTATGCTCGGCGTTAACGATTATAACAAGTTATTAAGTAGTATAGAAGAGGTGCTTTTAAAAAAAATTAAAGTACAATATTGTAGTTATAGTGATGAAAACATCAATGAAGGACAAAGAGTATTAACTACAGAAACCTATTCTGCTTATGTTAGAATTTCAGAAGGGTGTGATAATGCTTGTACATATTGCGCAATACCCAATATTAGAGGAAAATATAGAAGTAGAAAGATGGAAAATATACTACAAGAGGTAAAGGAATTAAGTGAACATGGATGTAAAGAAATTATATTGGTAGCTCAAGATACAACTAGATATGGAATTGACCTTTATGGTAAAAAGAACTTACACAAACTTATTAGTAAAATTTCTGAAATAAGCACAATTGAGTGGATTAGAGTACTTTATTGTTATGCAGAAGAAATAACAGATGAAATAATTAATGAAATAGCTTCAAATGATAAAGTTTGTAAATATGTAGATATACCAATCCAACATATAAGTGATGATATTCTTAAATTAATGAAAAGAAAAGGCCGGAAAAGTATTATAACAGAAAATATAAATAAGATGAGAAAGAATATTAAGGGATTAGTACTTAGAACTACTCTAATTGTAGGATTTCCAGGAGAAACTCAGGAAAATTTTGATGAGTTGAAACAATTTATTAAAGAAACCAAGTTTGATAAACTAGGGGTTTTTCAGTACTCTAAGGAAGAGGGGACTGAAGCCTGCGAAATGGAAAATCAAATTTCAGAAGAAATAAAAGTTAAACGTGAAGAAGAATTAATGATCATGCAACAAAGTATATCAAAAGAAATTAATAATAAAAAAATAGGAAAGATTTATAAAGTTTTAGTAGAAGGTTTTAATGGTGAAACTTATTATGGTAGAAATTATGAAATGGCACCGGAAGTAGATGGTAATATTTTCTTTGAATCCGATAAAGTTTATGATAAGGGAGAATTTGTTAAAGTGAAAGTTACTAAAGCTTTAGAATATGATTTAATAGGAGTTGTGTGCTATGAATCTTGCGAATAA